Genomic DNA from Selenomonas sp. oral taxon 126:
GCAATCCTCACGGACAGCGGCGGCTTTCAGGTGTTCAGTCTTGGCGATCTGCGCAAGATCACGGAGGAGGGCGCGACGTTCCGCTCGCACATCGACGGCTCGAAGAAGTTTCTGTCGCCCGAGGTATCGATGGAGGTGCAGAAAGCACTCGGCTCGGATATTGTCATGGCGTTCGACGAGTGCATTCCGTATCCCGCCGACCACGACTATGCCAAGGCGTCCACGGAGCGCACGCAGCGCTGGCTCGTGCGGTGCAGGGATGCAATGGTGGATGCCGAGGGGCAGGGGCTCTTTGGCATTGTGCAGGGCGGCATGTACCGTGACCTGCGCGCATGGCATGCGGCGGAGATGACTGCACTCGATCTGCCGGGCTACGCGATCGGAGGTCTCAGCGTCGGCGAGCCGCACGAGCTGATGGAGGAGATTCTCTCCTATACGGTGGAGATCCTGCCGCAGGATAAGCCGCGCTACCTCATGGGGGTCGGCACGCCGGACTATCTCCTCACAGGTGTGCGGCACGGGATTGATATGTTCGACTGCGTCTTCCCGACGCGCGTTGCGCGCAACGGCATGGCAATGACGTGGACGGGACGCCTCGTGATGAAGAATGCCGTGCATACGCACGACCATACGGTGCTCGAGGAGGGCTGCGGCTGCTACACCTGCCGCAACGGCTATACACGGGCGTACATCCGTCACCTCGTGCGCGCGGAGGAGATCTTCGGGCTGAGACTCCTGACCCTGCACAATCTCTACTTCCTGCAGGAGTTCATGCGCCGCATGCGCGCGGCAATCATCGCGGGCACGTTCCCCGCATTTTATCAGGATTTTATGAATCACTATCATAAAAGATAATATTTGAAGGAGTTGTATTTATGGATGCAGAGTTGATGGCACAGCTGAGTTCGTGGGGACCCATTATCATATTGGTGCTCTTCTTCTATTTCCTCCTCTACCGCCCGCAGAAGCAGGCGCAGAAGAAACGTGATGCGATGCTTGCCGCGCTGAAAGTTGGCGATGAGATTATCACGCTCGGCGGGATGCACGGCAGGATCACGGCGATTGACGAGAAGACGGTGACGCTGCGCGCGGCGGACAACGTCAACATCGTCTTCGAGCGCTCGGCGATCAGCGCCGTGAATACGGAGCAGGAGTAAGGCTGCCGCATGGCAGCGGATATGACAGGCGAAAAAAAGGCGCTGCGGCGGGAAATGCTTGCCCGCCGCCGTGCATTTTCTGCACAGGAGCGCACTGCTCTGAGCGAAATGATCTGTGCGCGTGCGCTGGATTTCCCCGCCGTGAAAGCGGCGCGGACGATCATGCTCTACGCCGCCACAGCGGAGGAGATCGACCTCTATCCGCTGATGGAGCAGCTGCTGACAGAGGGGCGGCGCATCGCGCTTCCCGAGATTGTCGGGAGCGGCGTGATGGAGGCACGGGTACTGCCCGCGATGGATGCGCTGACTCCGGGGGCGTTCGGCATATTGACGCCGGATCCCGCGCGCGGGGATCGCATCTCGCCCGAGGAGATCGATGTCATCATCGTTCCTGGGGCGGCGTTCGACGCTGACGGCGGGCGGCTGGGACTCGGCGGCGGCTATTATGACCGCTTCCTGCCGCGTGCGCCGCGTGCTGTGCGCCTCGTTCTCGCCTACGATGTTCAAATTGTTCCGCATGTACCGATGGGCGCGCAGGATGTCCGCGTGGATGCGATCCTGAGCGAGCGGCGCACGATATTTTGTAAGTATATGGGAAATCACGGAGGTGTGAGGTCTTTTGAGACAACATAGTCTGTTGAAGCTGGTGATTACGGTTGTCGTCATCATCGGCGCGTTTTTTGCCCTCGTTCAGCCGCTTGCGAGTTCCATTCGGCAGGGGCTTGACCTGCAAGGGGGCACGCATGTCGTTCTGGAGGCGGTCGACACGGAGCAAGCGCAGGTCAATGACGATGCGATGAACCGCGTGGTCACCATCATGGAGAAGCGCGTCAACGCGCTCGGACTGACCGAGCCGATCATCCAGCGCGAGGGTGAGCGGCGTGTCATTATCGAGCTGCCGGGCATCAAGGATCCCGATGCGGCGATCCAGACCATCGGCAAGACGGCGATGCTCGAGTTTCGCGACGAAGAGGGGAATACGGTGCTGACGGGTACGGATCTGAAGGATGCACAGGCATCCACGAATCCGCAGTCGGGGCAGAACGTCGTCAACCTCGAATTCTCGGACGAGGGGGCGCAGAAATTTGCCGACCTCACGATGAAGAACGTCGGGCGCACGATTGCGATTCTCCTCGACGGCGAGGTACTGACCGCGCCGAACGTGCGGGAGCCGATCCTCGGCGGGCGTGCGGAGATCACGGGGCAGAAGACGCTCGAGGAGGCGCAGAACCTCGCGGTTGTCCTGCGCAGCGGTGCGCTGCCCGTGAAGGTCGAGATCATCGAGACGCGTACGGTTGGCCCGACGCTCGGACAGGACTCGAAGGACAAGTCCCAGTTTGCCTTTGTCATCGGACTCGGCGCCGTTGTCATCTTTATGATCTTCTTTTACCACCTCTCGGGCTTCATAGCGGACGTGGCGCTGATGGCGTATACCATCATGCTGCTTGGTATCCTCTATCTGATGGACGCAACGCTGACCCTGCCGGGCGTGGCGGGCATCATCCTCTCCATCGGCATGGCGGTTGACGCGAACGTCCTCATCTTCGAGCATTTCAAGGAGGAGTATCAGGTCAACCAGAAATCCCTGCGCCTTGCGATGGATGCGGGATTCTCGCGCGCGTTCACAACGATCTTTGACTCGAATGTCACGACGCTGATTGCGGCGGGTGTGCTCTTCTTCCTCGGAACGGGAACGATTCGCGGCTTTGCAATTACCCTTGGGGTCGGCACGATCCTCTCGATGTTTACGGCAATTACGCTGACGCAGTACATGCTGAAGCTCATGATTAACTCGAATCTGTCGAAAAATCCTGCGCTCTACGGTGCGAACGGCTTCATGCTCGGCGTAAAGAAGAAGGGGGATGAGAAGAATGCCTAAGTTCGATATTGCAGGCCATCGGAAAATCTGGTTTCTCATCTCGCTCGTCCTGATTATTCCGGGCTTTATCTGTATGGGTATGCGCGGCTTCAATTTCGGCATCGACTTCACGGGCGGTACGATCATGGATCTGCGCTTCGAGCAGCCTGTGACACTCTCCGATGTGCGCGCGAGCCTTGCAAAATACGATCTCGACGGGAGTACGATCCAGCTTGCGGGGGCGGAATCCGGCATCGAGTCCTCGGAGAACGTGATGATCCGCACGGTCGACCTCGAGGAGAATCAGCGCAAGGAGGTCATGGCGTCACTCACGCAGGATGTCGGCCCCTATACCGTGCTGCGCGAGGAGAAGGTCGGCGCGACCATTGGCGGCGAGCTGATTACGAATGCCGTGCTTGCGCTTGTGATCTCGTGGGCGCTCATCATTCTCTATGTCGCCTACCGCTTTGAGTGGCGCTTCGGCGTGTCGGCGGTGCTCGCGCTGATCCACGACATCATCATCGTGCTTGCCGTGTTCTCGTTGACCCAGCGGCAGATTGATTCGTCCTTTATCGCGGCTCTGCTCACGATCGTCGGCTATTCGATCAACGATACCATCGTGATCTTTGACCGCATCCGCGAGAATCTGAAGCTGCATTTCCGCCGCGGCGGCGATATCAACGAGCTTGTGAACCGCTCCATCTATCAGACGCTGACGCGTTCGCTCTACACGGTGTTCACGGTTCTGTTCACGACATTCGCGCTGTACTATTTCGGCGGCGAGACGACAAAGGATTTCGCATTCGCGCTCCTCGTCGGCTTTGCCAGCGGCTGCTACTCCTCCATCTTCATCGCGAGTCAGCTCTGGATTGAGCTGAAGAATCGCACGGAGCGGCGTCCTGCCGTAAAACCTGCGGTTGTGGAGGGATAAAGGGGAGAGCCTCAAGAGAGCCTGCTTTCGGGAGTTCCGGGACGGGCTCTTTTGCTATTGCATGGAAGGGGGGGAGAGTATGCTCAAGGAATGGATTGTGCGTGCAGAGACGGCGGGGGGCACCGCACTCGCGCGGGAGCTTGGGACGGCGCCCATCATCGGGCAGATTCTCTGGAATCGCGGTTTGCAGACGGCGGAGGCGGCGCGGGCATTTCTCCATCCGGAGGATGAGCCGTACTGCGATCCGTTTCTCATGATGGATATGGAGCGCGCCGCGCATCGTATCTTAGAGGCGATCCATGTGGGCGAGCAGATCGTCGTCTACGGCGACTACGATGTGGACGGGATGACCTCGACCACCCTCCTCATGAAGAATATCCGCGCGCTCGGCGGCATGGTTTCCTACTATATTCCGAATCGTTTTACGGAGGGGTATGGGCTCAACGGAGCAGCGCTCCGTCAGATTGCGGCGGAGGGCTGCGGTCTGCTCGTCACGGTGGACTGCGGCATCTCATCGGCGGATGTTGTGGCGCAGATGGACGGGGCGATGGACATCATCATCACCGATCACCATCTGCCGGGGGCGGTCCTGCCGCCCGCGTATGCCGTCATCAATCCGCACCGCGCAGACTGTCCCTACCCGTTCAAGGAACTGGCGGGCGTCGGCGTCGCCTTCAAACTCGTGCAGGCACTTTGGCAGCTCGAGGAAGAGCGGCTCTATGCCGACGATCTCGATATTGTCGCGCTCGGCACGGTTGCCGATCTCGTGCCGCTCGTCGGAGAGAATCGCAAGCTCGTTCAGGCGGGGCTCCTGCGCATGACGGAGCGTTCCTCTCCGGGCATCGCGGCGCTTGTGCGTGTCTCGGGCTGTGAGGGCAAGGCAATCAATACGGGCATTGTCGGCTTCCAGCTTGCGCCGCGTCTGAATGCGGCGGGGCGCATCGAGACGGCGCGGCGCGGCGTGGAGCTCCTCACCGCCGAGGATGCGCATGCGGCAGATCGCATTGCGGCGGAGCTGAACGCGCTGAACACGGAGCGCCGCGATCTCGAGCAGGATATCCTGACGGAAGCGGAGTCGATGCTCGGGGGCTTTACACCCGATGTACCTGCGATTGTAGTCGCCGGTGAGGACTGGAATGCGGGCGTGATCGGCATCGTCGCCTCACGTCTGGTCGAGAAATACTACCGCCCGAGCATTGTGCTGACGCGGCAGGGCGATGTATACAAGGGCTCTTGCCGCAGCATCGCAGGACTCCATATGTATGACGCACTCGCCGCGTGCAGGGACACGCTCATCCAATTCGGTGGTCATGCGATGGCGGCGGGGCTGACACTTGAATGCAATCGCTTGGAGGACTTTCGCTGTGCGTTCGCGAATTATGTAAATACGCATTTAAACTACGAAGACTTCACGCCGAAAATCTCCATCGAGGCGCTGGTCGCACCTGCAGATTGGACGATTCCGATGGTGGAGGAGATCGCCCTGCTCGAGCCGTACGGCATGGGCAACCCGCGCCCGATCTTCGGCGTGCGGGACGTGCGTCCGCGCACGGCAACGGCAATCGGGGCGGACGGGAAGCATCTGCGCATGGAGGTCGGCACGCGGGAGAAGCGCGTTGCGGCGCTCTACTGGAACTATGGGGAGCTCGCGGAGCTCGTGACCGAGGAGGCGAGCGACCTCGCCTATACGCCGAGCATCAACGAGTGGCAGGGCATGCGGTCGGTGCAGTGCATGGCGGATTCCATCATGCCCGCCGCGCATGAGCGCATCTTTCCGGATCGCGGGATTCTGAAGGCCGTCTATGCATTTCTCAGAGAACTCGGCGGAGCGGATGGGCACATTCCGTACAGCACAGTCGCGCTCACGCGGCGATTTTCGCGCAAGATGGGGCATATCTCGCGCTATACGATGGATTGCGCGCTTTGCATTTTTCGTGAACTCGGGCTGCTTGTGCCTCGGGAACAGGGCGGATGGCATTTCATCCCGCCGGAGGGCAGGCTCGAGCTCATGGATGCGCCGACATTCCGTCGGCATGAGGAAAGAAAGGGTGACATGTAGATGTCAGATGATGCACAGAGGGCTGTCACCCTCGATATGATCTTGGACAAGGTGCACTCCTATCAGGCGGACGCCGATCTCGATAAGATCCGAAAGGCGTATGCCTATGCGGAGAAGGCGCACCGTGGGCAGGTGCGCATCTCGGGCGACGCCTACATTATCCATCCGCTCAATGTCGCCTACATTCTCACGGGACTTCACCTCGATGACGAGACGATCTGCGCCGCACTCCTGCACGATGTGGTGGAGGACACCTGTGCGACGCTCGAGGAGATGGAAGCGGAGTTCGGCAAGAACATCATGGCGCTCATCGACGGCGTGACGAAGCTAGGGCGCATCGAGTATATGTCAAAGGAGGACGTCCAGCTCGAGAACTACCGCAAGATGTTCCTCGCGATGGCAAAGGACATCCGCGTCATCATGATAAAGCTCGCCGACCGCCTGCACAATATGCGCACGCTCAAATACATGCGCGAGGACAAACGTCACCGCATTGCCAAGGAGACGCTTGAGGTCTATGCACCGCTCGCGAATCGTCTCGGCATTTCCAATATCAAGGTGGAGCTCGAGGATCTCTGCCTGCGCTACCTCGAACCGGAGGCGTACTACAGCCTCGTTGAGGAGGTCAAGCACAAGCGGAAGGAGCGGCAGGAATTCATCCGCGAATCCATCGAGCAGATTCGCGAGAAGCTCGAGGCGGCGGGAATCAAAGCGGAGATCAAGGGGCGCGCGAAGCATTTTTACAGCATCTACCGCAAGATGAAGCGCGACAACAAGAGCGTCAACGAGATCTATGACCTCTCGGCGGTGCGCGTCCTCGTCTCCTCTGTCAAGGACTGTTACGGCGTGCTCGGCGTCATCCATGCGATGTGGAAGCCCATCCCGGGCAGGTTCAAGGACTACATCGCGATGCCGAAGTCGAACGGCTACCAGTCGCTGCATACGACCGTCATGACGCACGGCTATCCGCTCGAGATTCAGATTCGCACGAAGGCGATGCACCAAGTCTCCGAGTTCGGCGTCGCCGCGCATTGGAAATACAAGGAGGCGGGGCGGAGCATCGGCGCGACCGACGAGAACGATCAGAAAATGTCGTGGCTGCGCCAGATGGTGAGCCTGCAAAAGGAATACGACGACCCGAAGGAATTCTTCGAGGCGCTGAAACTCGACGTGTTCTCCGACGAGGTCTTTGTCTTTACGCCGCGCGGCGATGTCATCGACCTGCCAAAGGGATCGAACCCGATCGACTTCGCCTATCACATCCACACGGAGATCGGGCATCACTGCGTCGGTGCGAAGGTCAACGGGAAGATCGTGCCGCTCGAGTACAAACTCAAAAACGGCGACATCGTGTCGATTGTCACGAACAAGGCAAGCAACGGGCCGAGCCCGGACTGGCTGAACACAGTTGCCTCCTCGGCGACGCGCAGCAAGATCCGCGCGTGGTTCAAGAAGGAGAACCGCGAGGAGAATGTCGAGCGCGGCATGAACCTCATCCGCGACGAGGCGAAGCGTCTCGGCTACGCGCCGAAGGAGCTGATCGCGGGCGGACGGCTCGGCAAGGTCGCGGAGAAGCTCAACGTGCAGAGCGAGGACGATCTCCTCGCCGCGCTCGGCTACGGCGGCGTAACCCTGCGCGGTGTCATGACGAAGCTCATCGAGCTGCACCAGCAGTCCATCAAGGACAGCACGCCGCCCGAAGTCTCGCAGATGCTCTCCGAGCTCAAGGCTCCGCGCAGGGGCAAGCGCAAGAAGGCGAGCCACGGCGTCCTCGTCGAGGGCGAGGGCGGCTATCTCGTGCGCCTCGCACGTTGCTGCAACCCGATCCCGGGCGATCCCATCACGGGCTACATCACGCGCGGGCGCGGCGTCTCCGTGCATCGCTCCGACTGTCCGAACGTGCTCAACGATACCGAGTTCACACGTGTGATCGAGGTGAGCTGGGACATCGGACTCGACAAGGAATACACCGTCGGCATCGAGATCATCTGCAACGACCGCAACGGCATGCTCTCGGAGATCCTCGCCGTGCCCGCCGAGATGAAGGTCAACATCCACACGGTCAACGCGACACCGAACCGCCGCAACAAGACCTCGACCGTCCTGCTTGGGCTGAACGTCAGCAACATCGACCAGATCACGCAGGTCATGACGCGCGTCCGCCTGCTCAAGGACGTCTACCGCGTCACGCGCACGCTAGGCAGCGCGGGGATCCCGGGCGGAGATGCATAATTTTATACTAAAACGGAGTCATTGCCCACACGGGCGGTGGCTTTTTTTATTTGACCGAGGAGCGTAAATTTTCTATAATGAGAATAAAGATCGTAGATTATAGAAAGGATTCAGTCATGCGAACGAGAGATTTTAATGCACTGAATGATCTGTTGTTTAAATTCGTCTTTGGGCATAAAGAGGATAAGGAAATCACGCTCTCGTTTATTAACGCTGTTCTCGGACTGGAGGGCGAGCGTGCATTTGTCGATCTGCACTTTGCGGATCGCGAGATCGATCCCGAGGAGGAAAGCGGCAAGGGTTCGACGCTGGATCTGCTGTGCATGACGAACGATGAAACACAGATCAACATCGAGGTGCAGGTACAGAATCGGCAGAACATGGGACAGAGGAGTCTCTACTATTGGGCAAAGCTCTACCAGAGTACGCTCGGGCGCGGTGAGAACTACGAGAATCTACGGCGAACAGTGGCGATCAATCTGCTCGGGTACGAATATCTGCCGCTCGCGGGATTTCACCATATGTACGGGCTTTATGACAAGACATGTATGCACCGCTTGACCGAGGATATCGAGATACATTTTTTGGAATTGCCGAAGGTCACAAGACAGGACATACGGCGCATGCGGACACTGGATAAGTGGATGGCGTTTATCAGGAATGATCTAAGTGATGAGGAAATGGAGGCGATCGCGATGAGTGATGCGGCAATCAACACAGCATGGGATAGGATCGAGGCGTTCATGCGGGATGCGGGACAGAGGAGGAAATACGAACGGCGCGAGAAGTATGAGCATGACTATGTGAGCGATATGGAAGGCTCATGGAAACGTGGGAGGATGGAGGGGGTAAAACAGGGGCGAAGCGAAGGGCGTCGTGAAGGACGTGCTGAAGGTCGAGCCGAAGGTCGTCAGCTCGGAATTGCCCATATAGCGATGAATCTGCTTCGTGCAGGAACACCTATTGCAACAGTAGCACAGATGGCAGAACTGCCGGAAGAGATCATTCGAAAGATGGCAGAGGAGCACGGAATTCAGATTTCGTAAAGGGATTATCCTGTGAAAAAAGGAGGCGCTCATATGAATTGGGCCTTCTAAGCAGCTTCATCCAGATACAAAAGCGCTTCTATATGAAGCGCCTTTTCTTTTTTTGCGTTTTGTGGTAATATCAACCATGTAAATTTGCGCATGATAATCATCTGTGGGGGTATTCATGAAAAAGGGCGCGATCTTTGATATGGACGGGCTGCTCTTCGATACGGAGACACTGTATCAGAGAGCATGGACGATCATTGCCGACGAGTTCGGTGTCGAACGCAAACCGGAGTTGGGTACGGCGTGTTGCGGAACCTGCGGCGAGCTGACCGTGCGTCTGGTGCATGAGTGCCATCCAACAGTGGATCCGGAGGCATATATCCGCCGCGTCATCGAATACGTGCGCGATGAGGCGGCGAAGAATCTGCCCGTTATGGAGGGAGCACGCGAAATCCTTCGATACTTTCACGAGCATGGTGTACGGATTGCAACGGCGAGCAGCACGGCAGTCAAGCTGATCGAAGAGAATCTTGCAAAGAGCGGGCTGCGTGATTATTTCGATGCGGTGGTTGGCGGCGATCTTGTGGCGAACGGCAAGCCTGCACCGGACATCTTTCTCCTTGCGGCGGAGCGCATCGGCATTCCTCCTGCGGACTGCTATGTCTTCGAGGATGGCTACAACGGACTGCGCGGGGCTGCTACGGCGGGCTGCGCACCCGTGATGATCCCCGACACACTGCCGCCGACGGATGAGATGCACGCGATATGCACGGGGATTTATCCGAGTCTGCGTGCTGCACTGGATGCCATCCGACAGGGGGCACTCTAGGGAGAAACTCCCAAACGAGGTGATTTACATGGATAATCAGAAAACAATGATGTTCTCCTTCGGCGAGGATAAGCCGAAGGCGGATGTCGTCATACGCGAGGCAGCTGCCGCAATGCGGGAGAAGGGCTACAACCCCATCAATCAGCTGGTCGGCTACCTGCTCTCGGGAGACCCTGCCTATGTGACGAGCCACAAGGAGGCGCGGAGCAAAATTCGCAGCCTTGAACGCGACGATCTGCTCGACGAACTCGTGCGCTTCTATCTGGAGCACGAGAAGTGAAGCGCTACATGTCGCTCGATATCGGCGACGCGACCATCGGGGTTGCGGTCAGCGATCTGCTTGGACTCACGGCGCAGGGCGTCGAGACCATCCGCCGCACGGAGCTTTCTGCCGATCTGGATCGTCTCGGCGTGCTCGCGGAGGAGTATGAGGTTGCCGCATTCGTCGCGGGACTGCCGAAGCATATGAACGGGGACGAAGGCGAACGCTGCGAGATTGTGCGCGCCTTTATGGCGAATGTGGCGGAGCGTTTTCCAACGCTCGAAATCCACTACTGGGACGAACGGCTCTCGACAGTTGCTGCCTCGCGTGCGCTCATCGAGGGCGATGTCTCGCGCAAGAAGCGGCGCAAGGTCATCGACAAGATGGCGGCGGTCTACATATTGCAGGGCTTTTTGGATCGGCAGCAGCATTTGAAATGAGTATAAGGAGTACGAAAATGGCAGAACATGAAGAGCTTCACGATGAGGATGTCATCGTTGTCATGACGAATGAGGACGGCGATGAGCGTTACTATCGTGAGGAGATGATTATTCCGATCGGAGAGGATCGCTTTGCCGTGCTGATTGCGCTTACTGCCTCCTCGGAGGAGGAACTTGCGCACGCCGAGGAGGGCGACGAGGCGACAATCGCCAAGATTGTCACGGACGACGATGGTGAGGACATCTACACCGACCCGACGGATGAGGAGTTCGACGAGGTGCGCCGTGCCTATGAAGAGATGTTGGAAGAAGAGGAAGAATAGAGAAGGAGGCTGTCATCATGGGAAGATGACAGCCTTTTATTAGGGAATTTGGACATAGAGAGGGAGGATTCGGTTGAAGGAGTCATTGCAGGGGATATTGGACTTCTTGAACAACGATGGTCTGAAAAAGGCGATGAGCGCTGTCTATCGCGGGAAGGGGACGCCGCTCCAGAAAAAAATTGTATTCGGGATTCCGGCGCTGGCACTTTTGCTCCTTCTGATTGTTGTGCTCGTCATCATACCATTGTCGGAGTCGCCCTCCTATACAGGGGAGCGGGGGACGACGGTTTACTTTACGGTGCGCCCGGGCATGAGCGTGAGCGAGATCGGCAAGGAACTGCATGAGCGCGGGATCATCGACAGCGAGACAAAGTTCTGGTGGACGGCGAAGCTGAACGGTTTCGAGAACAAGGTCAAGAGCGGCACGTTCGAGATGCATACGGGCATGGAGCCGCGCGATGCGCTTGAGACGCTGGTCTACGGCAATACGGTTGTGCTCCGCTTTGTGATCCCCGAGGGATTCAGTGTGCGTGAGATCGCCGAGCGGCTTGCCGCTGACGGACTGGTCAATGCGGATGACTTTATGGCGCGTGCGAAAGACTATCGTCCCTATCCCTATGTCGAGGAACATGAGGATGTGCGCTATGCGGTGGAGGGCTTCCTTTTCCCCGATACCTATGAGATCAACGGGGAGTTTGATGATGCGCGCATTATGGAGATGATGGCGGCGAATTTCGACCGCCGCCTGACAAAGGATATGCGCGACCGCGCAAAGGAGATGAATCTTTCCATCTATGAGCTCG
This window encodes:
- the secD gene encoding protein translocase subunit SecD translates to MITVVVIIGAFFALVQPLASSIRQGLDLQGGTHVVLEAVDTEQAQVNDDAMNRVVTIMEKRVNALGLTEPIIQREGERRVIIELPGIKDPDAAIQTIGKTAMLEFRDEEGNTVLTGTDLKDAQASTNPQSGQNVVNLEFSDEGAQKFADLTMKNVGRTIAILLDGEVLTAPNVREPILGGRAEITGQKTLEEAQNLAVVLRSGALPVKVEIIETRTVGPTLGQDSKDKSQFAFVIGLGAVVIFMIFFYHLSGFIADVALMAYTIMLLGILYLMDATLTLPGVAGIILSIGMAVDANVLIFEHFKEEYQVNQKSLRLAMDAGFSRAFTTIFDSNVTTLIAAGVLFFLGTGTIRGFAITLGVGTILSMFTAITLTQYMLKLMINSNLSKNPALYGANGFMLGVKKKGDEKNA
- the yajC gene encoding preprotein translocase subunit YajC, coding for MDAELMAQLSSWGPIIILVLFFYFLLYRPQKQAQKKRDAMLAALKVGDEIITLGGMHGRITAIDEKTVTLRAADNVNIVFERSAISAVNTEQE
- a CDS encoding HAD family hydrolase, with protein sequence MKKGAIFDMDGLLFDTETLYQRAWTIIADEFGVERKPELGTACCGTCGELTVRLVHECHPTVDPEAYIRRVIEYVRDEAAKNLPVMEGAREILRYFHEHGVRIATASSTAVKLIEENLAKSGLRDYFDAVVGGDLVANGKPAPDIFLLAAERIGIPPADCYVFEDGYNGLRGAATAGCAPVMIPDTLPPTDEMHAICTGIYPSLRAALDAIRQGAL
- a CDS encoding 5-formyltetrahydrofolate cyclo-ligase → MAADMTGEKKALRREMLARRRAFSAQERTALSEMICARALDFPAVKAARTIMLYAATAEEIDLYPLMEQLLTEGRRIALPEIVGSGVMEARVLPAMDALTPGAFGILTPDPARGDRISPEEIDVIIVPGAAFDADGGRLGLGGGYYDRFLPRAPRAVRLVLAYDVQIVPHVPMGAQDVRVDAILSERRTIFCKYMGNHGGVRSFETT
- a CDS encoding IreB family regulatory phosphoprotein, translating into MDNQKTMMFSFGEDKPKADVVIREAAAAMREKGYNPINQLVGYLLSGDPAYVTSHKEARSKIRSLERDDLLDELVRFYLEHEK
- a CDS encoding RelA/SpoT family protein, with the translated sequence MSDDAQRAVTLDMILDKVHSYQADADLDKIRKAYAYAEKAHRGQVRISGDAYIIHPLNVAYILTGLHLDDETICAALLHDVVEDTCATLEEMEAEFGKNIMALIDGVTKLGRIEYMSKEDVQLENYRKMFLAMAKDIRVIMIKLADRLHNMRTLKYMREDKRHRIAKETLEVYAPLANRLGISNIKVELEDLCLRYLEPEAYYSLVEEVKHKRKERQEFIRESIEQIREKLEAAGIKAEIKGRAKHFYSIYRKMKRDNKSVNEIYDLSAVRVLVSSVKDCYGVLGVIHAMWKPIPGRFKDYIAMPKSNGYQSLHTTVMTHGYPLEIQIRTKAMHQVSEFGVAAHWKYKEAGRSIGATDENDQKMSWLRQMVSLQKEYDDPKEFFEALKLDVFSDEVFVFTPRGDVIDLPKGSNPIDFAYHIHTEIGHHCVGAKVNGKIVPLEYKLKNGDIVSIVTNKASNGPSPDWLNTVASSATRSKIRAWFKKENREENVERGMNLIRDEAKRLGYAPKELIAGGRLGKVAEKLNVQSEDDLLAALGYGGVTLRGVMTKLIELHQQSIKDSTPPEVSQMLSELKAPRRGKRKKASHGVLVEGEGGYLVRLARCCNPIPGDPITGYITRGRGVSVHRSDCPNVLNDTEFTRVIEVSWDIGLDKEYTVGIEIICNDRNGMLSEILAVPAEMKVNIHTVNATPNRRNKTSTVLLGLNVSNIDQITQVMTRVRLLKDVYRVTRTLGSAGIPGGDA
- the recJ gene encoding single-stranded-DNA-specific exonuclease RecJ, translating into MLKEWIVRAETAGGTALARELGTAPIIGQILWNRGLQTAEAARAFLHPEDEPYCDPFLMMDMERAAHRILEAIHVGEQIVVYGDYDVDGMTSTTLLMKNIRALGGMVSYYIPNRFTEGYGLNGAALRQIAAEGCGLLVTVDCGISSADVVAQMDGAMDIIITDHHLPGAVLPPAYAVINPHRADCPYPFKELAGVGVAFKLVQALWQLEEERLYADDLDIVALGTVADLVPLVGENRKLVQAGLLRMTERSSPGIAALVRVSGCEGKAINTGIVGFQLAPRLNAAGRIETARRGVELLTAEDAHAADRIAAELNALNTERRDLEQDILTEAESMLGGFTPDVPAIVVAGEDWNAGVIGIVASRLVEKYYRPSIVLTRQGDVYKGSCRSIAGLHMYDALAACRDTLIQFGGHAMAAGLTLECNRLEDFRCAFANYVNTHLNYEDFTPKISIEALVAPADWTIPMVEEIALLEPYGMGNPRPIFGVRDVRPRTATAIGADGKHLRMEVGTREKRVAALYWNYGELAELVTEEASDLAYTPSINEWQGMRSVQCMADSIMPAAHERIFPDRGILKAVYAFLRELGGADGHIPYSTVALTRRFSRKMGHISRYTMDCALCIFRELGLLVPREQGGWHFIPPEGRLELMDAPTFRRHEERKGDM
- the tgt gene encoding tRNA guanosine(34) transglycosylase Tgt, whose amino-acid sequence is MAAITYELIRKDETTGARAGVIHTPHGSFPTPIFMPVGTQATVKGVSPDELRELGAGIILSNTYHLFLRPGMELVREAGGLHRFMHWDGAILTDSGGFQVFSLGDLRKITEEGATFRSHIDGSKKFLSPEVSMEVQKALGSDIVMAFDECIPYPADHDYAKASTERTQRWLVRCRDAMVDAEGQGLFGIVQGGMYRDLRAWHAAEMTALDLPGYAIGGLSVGEPHELMEEILSYTVEILPQDKPRYLMGVGTPDYLLTGVRHGIDMFDCVFPTRVARNGMAMTWTGRLVMKNAVHTHDHTVLEEGCGCYTCRNGYTRAYIRHLVRAEEIFGLRLLTLHNLYFLQEFMRRMRAAIIAGTFPAFYQDFMNHYHKR
- the secF gene encoding protein translocase subunit SecF codes for the protein MPKFDIAGHRKIWFLISLVLIIPGFICMGMRGFNFGIDFTGGTIMDLRFEQPVTLSDVRASLAKYDLDGSTIQLAGAESGIESSENVMIRTVDLEENQRKEVMASLTQDVGPYTVLREEKVGATIGGELITNAVLALVISWALIILYVAYRFEWRFGVSAVLALIHDIIIVLAVFSLTQRQIDSSFIAALLTIVGYSINDTIVIFDRIRENLKLHFRRGGDINELVNRSIYQTLTRSLYTVFTVLFTTFALYYFGGETTKDFAFALLVGFASGCYSSIFIASQLWIELKNRTERRPAVKPAVVEG
- a CDS encoding Rpn family recombination-promoting nuclease/putative transposase, which produces MFKFVFGHKEDKEITLSFINAVLGLEGERAFVDLHFADREIDPEEESGKGSTLDLLCMTNDETQINIEVQVQNRQNMGQRSLYYWAKLYQSTLGRGENYENLRRTVAINLLGYEYLPLAGFHHMYGLYDKTCMHRLTEDIEIHFLELPKVTRQDIRRMRTLDKWMAFIRNDLSDEEMEAIAMSDAAINTAWDRIEAFMRDAGQRRKYERREKYEHDYVSDMEGSWKRGRMEGVKQGRSEGRREGRAEGRAEGRQLGIAHIAMNLLRAGTPIATVAQMAELPEEIIRKMAEEHGIQIS